aagaaaattaaatatttgttttgaagaCAGAGAAATAACACGCTAATTAATGCTTACAGTTACCTGTTTTAAAAAGTCCTCTCACTCTCACAAGACTGCCCTACATTTGGCCTGTGCCACTGGCCAACTGAAAGTCATATCTCTCCTGGTGTCCAGAAGATGTGAGCTTAAACTCTATGACCGTGAATGCAGGACACCTCTGATCAAGGTATATAGTAGCAGACTCTTTGAGCATGAGATGGATTTGGTTTAATTACATAGAATAAAATGAACTTATCTCATTGGATACCACTATATAACTAGTTAGTAAATCATATGGagtgtttgttttgatttttcagtaTTTGTATGTTTCTTGGTCTAATACTGACAGGCAGTacaactgaggcaggaggcttgtgCAGCTATTCTACTGAAAAATCGTGCTGATCCAAATATTATGGATTTCTATGGAAGGACTGCTGTACACTATGCTGTGTATAATGAAGATACATCCATGATAGAAAAACTTCTTTTTTATGGTACAGATATTGAAGAATGCAGCAAGGTATAGATCAACCAACATTATTTTCAAACTATctgaaatgcatttattttaacattGACACGTGTAAGGGTCAATTTTTCATATTTGGAAGCTCAAACATtccttgaataaaaatattttgaaatgccttaactgtctaagattttactttaaatattggAACTTTTAAAGAAGCATTATAGAATACAACTTTTCTTCATGCACTTAtggtaaataattataaaaacaaatgaattacaATAAATTTATAATTCATGACCACTGAATTTGGGAAAGGGAATAGTTAAGTGTTTTTCCactaaattactttttttctaatcAGTGTGAAGTGACACAAGAAAGTAAAATTTGCCCTtctaaatatactttattttaaatttcaaataaaattaaagcatttcACAATAAATGTACTTCTTGCTGCTGTTGACAAGTATTGTATGTGAAGGTGATTTCATTTGAAAGTGATCCCTCTGTGGAAAGGCTTAAGAGcgagaaatgaagaaaaggagagCAATCAGAAATGCACAAGCTAATTCGGAAATTAGGACATGAGGGAAAATACTGTGGAGagggtttttgtgtgttttgtagtttgttttctatttatatgttTAGACAAGGATCTCTTCAGTTTTGGGGATAATTATTCCTACTTTGGGCAAGAGTTTGTGAATTATAAAATTGCCTAGGAATCAGTTTTGGTAGGACTCTGAGGAAACCAGGTTGGCAGTGAATAGAGGCGATGAAGTGGCACACAGTTCAGCAGAGAGAAGAACACAGAATTAATGGACATTATTCAATTTCGGCAGAAACAGCCACTTAGATAAGCATCTAAACTCTACTCTCAAGTCCAGAATGTCTTGATGGGCAGGTGGGAGATAAGGAGCTTATAAATAGTAAAATCAAGTTGGATTTTGAGTTTGCTGGTCTCTTCTCTACCCCTACCCAGGAAAAGTAAATGGAGTTTTCAGTGAATGGCTCTATCTtttgctctttcctctttttggCCAAATCCCAAATGACAAAGGGCATTTGCCATGTGGGTGAGAGATGAGACAGAAGTGATTATCAACTGTGCTAGTCCGCAGTTAGAATTGTGCATGACAGTAACCTGGGGAAATTAAAAGCAAACCTCTAAGTCTAGGATATCCCCTGAAGATTTTAATATAGTAAATCTAATATTTACTATTAAATATTACTGGACATGTATGTTGTAAAATATTTCcttgaagctgggcatggtggtgcctctAGCCAGAGCAACAGaataagacactgtctctaacaacaacaacaacaacaacaaatttctTGAGACACTGATAGGCTGCTGGTTAAGAACCACTGAATAGATAAGTATGATGTAAATTCCCGTATCTCAAACACGTAAAAAATCCGTAGAAAAGTTGGATGATAGGTGCTGCTTCCTTTCAATTTCTCCTTTCCAATAATATTAGCCTGACTTTTATCTGTCTCTACTTCTGTGGTTGGGAAGTTAAAAGGACTATTATTTGCAGTATCTATCAGCTTAAGAATAGCACCTTTTCTTTGCCACCATCACTTATTCACTGCCATTCATAGGGTCATTAGAAATTTACTATTGGGTACTCTTTCAATAAGTAGAGACTGATTCTTTCAGGACTTCGAGTCTCTTAGTTATCATTCTGGTGATTAGGTCAATGCATCATTATTAAAAGCAGGGTTCTCTCAATTACGATATAAAAAATTCTAAACCTTTTTTTGAAGCTGAATCTCTATTATGGACTGCCTCAGTATGTCTGTTAAGTACATAGAACTATGGCATAATCAGGATAGCAGTTTTAAACACTGAAAACCATGAAGTTAGTAAGAATACGGAGAATACATATAGGTCATCATTAGAGCTTTAATTGATAAgccattgtatttttgtttctgatttatattttacctaaaataaaaaaattaggtaacAGTATGGAAACTAGAATagtaatttaatattattttaataatatagttgCAGCAGTCCTATGAACTAATCATCCATTTGATGAACAATCTgggaaaattaaacataaattataaat
This region of Rhinopithecus roxellana isolate Shanxi Qingling chromosome 17, ASM756505v1, whole genome shotgun sequence genomic DNA includes:
- the LOC104669316 gene encoding ankyrin repeat domain-containing protein 36B-like, which encodes MLTVTCFKKSSHSHKTALHLACATGQLKVISLLVSRRCELKLYDRECRTPLIKAVQLRQEACAAILLKNRADPNIMDFYGRTAVHYAVYNEDTSMIEKLLFYGTDIEECSKDEYQPLLLAVSRAKVNMVEFLLKKNANVNAVDFLNRSLILAVTLGEKDIVILLLQHNIDVFSRDAYGKTAEDYAIETQNKVTFSK